The Mucilaginibacter gracilis genomic interval CTTTATTTATGCAAGCCTTTTAAGTTTAATAATAAATAAGGTGGCTAAGCCGCTATTTTTGTTGAAATTGCAAGCCACTAACCAATAAGTGTGCAACCACATGACTAATAAAAAATTTAGCTCTTTATTTTTAATATTACTTATTGTGTGCTGTTCGTTTTCTATACAAAGTAAAAAAAACCTCAACTTGGTTTTTATAGGCGATAGCATTACCCATGGTTCCCGTTTAAAAGATTTTACCACGCAGGCTCCGCCTGTGTTTGCTACGGGTTACATCCAAAAAAAGGCTGGCTTTGGTAATATTCAATTTAGTAATCAAGGTGTTAGTGGTTATACCACTGTTGATTTTTTGCCCGCTACAAAAAAAGCATGGCCCAAGGTAATTGCAGCCGCAAATAATCTATATAACGATAAATCGGCCACCTTGGTGTTCAGCATTATGCTTGGCACCAATGATAGCGCAATAAGCGGCCCCAATGGCGCGCCCGTATCGGCACAAAATTATCGCGCAAACCTTAAAACTATTGCCGACAGCCTTTTTAACCGCTATCCGGATTGCAAAATAATAGTTAACCACCCCATATGGTACAGCCCCAATACAAATAACCGCTCTGTATACTTGCAGGAAGGCCTTACCAGGCTGCAAAGTTATTTTGATGAAATAGATGCCTTGGTAAAAGAATACAAAACTTTGCACCCTAAACAGCTTTTTTTGGGCGACACAAAAGCTTTTAGATATTTTAAAAAGCGCTACCAAACCGATTTGGGCAGCGAGCAAGGCGGACATGGTACTTTTTACCTTCATCCAAACGAAAAAGGGGCCGTTGCATTGGGCAACTACTGGGGCAAAGCGATAGCGAAAGTACTTAAATAGTAACCATAAAAATTACATAATGGCTGTTAAACACAAAATAATTAACTTATTTTGCACCTAATTTTTCACTGGTTTATTTTTTTAACTATGACCCCATTTTCTTTCATTAAAAAATACGTTTTTGTAGCGGCTCTCTGTATTGCTCCCTTTTACGTTCAGGCACAAAGTACTCCAAAACCAAACTGGCAAAACCTTGACCTTGCAACAGATACCACCTTTGGCATAAGCACCGAGAAGGCTTATACTGAGTTACTAAAAGGCAAAAAAGCCCTACCTGTTATTGTTGCCGTTATTGATGGCGGCGTGGATATTGACCACGAAGACCTTAAAACGGTGATATGGACAAATAAAAAAGAAAAGCCAGGAAACAAATTAGACGACGACAAAAACGGATATATTGACGATATACACGGCTGGAACTTTATTGGCTCGGCAAAGGGCAATATTGAGTTTGAGAACATGGAGGCCACGCGCATTATCCGCAAATTTAAACCCAAATTTAAAGATGTTACATCGGAAGCCAATGTTAGCGCCGCCGATTTAGCCGATTATAAAACCTATGTAGCTGCTGTTGCCGAGCGCGACAAGTTGCTGGCACCTGCCGAAGCCAACCTGAAAGGCATTACCGCTTTTAAAGAAACTTTAGACGAGATGCTGAAAAGCAAACCGGCCGATAAATCTGCCGGAGATTTCTTTAAAGATTTTGAACCTACCAGTGCCATCCAAACCCGCATAAAAACGGTAATGAGCCGGTTTGTAAAAACTGATGCCGATTTGGAGGATTTTAAAAAGAACCAGATTGAGGCAGGCCTTAAACATTACGGCGAAACGGTTAATTACCATTTAAACCTTGATTTTGATCCGCGAAGCATTGTTGGCGACGATCAAAACAACGATAACCAGCGCAATTACGGCAGTAATGATGTTTATGGGCCGGATGCGAGCCATGGAAGTCACGTTTCGGGTATAATTGGTGCTGTTCGCGATAACAACATCGGCATTAAAGGCGTCGCCGACCATGTTTGGATCATGTCTGTACGTACAGTACCTAACGGCGATGAGCGGGATAAAGATGTGGCA includes:
- a CDS encoding S8 family peptidase, whose translation is MTPFSFIKKYVFVAALCIAPFYVQAQSTPKPNWQNLDLATDTTFGISTEKAYTELLKGKKALPVIVAVIDGGVDIDHEDLKTVIWTNKKEKPGNKLDDDKNGYIDDIHGWNFIGSAKGNIEFENMEATRIIRKFKPKFKDVTSEANVSAADLADYKTYVAAVAERDKLLAPAEANLKGITAFKETLDEMLKSKPADKSAGDFFKDFEPTSAIQTRIKTVMSRFVKTDADLEDFKKNQIEAGLKHYGETVNYHLNLDFDPRSIVGDDQNNDNQRNYGSNDVYGPDASHGSHVSGIIGAVRDNNIGIKGVADHVWIMSVRTVPNGDERDKDVANAIRYAAANGAKVINMSFGKPFATDKKVVDDAVKYAISKDVLLIHAAGNDNENLELESNHNYPNRIYADKSGVASNWIEVGASGFKDDETLKATFSNYGKTMVDVFAPGVRINSTTPKSTYAVYDGTSMASPVVAGLAALIRSYYPKLKAGQVKEIILKSVVKVNHDVVVIDGENQNKVPFTDLCVTGGIVNAYNALKLAATY
- a CDS encoding GDSL-type esterase/lipase family protein, coding for MTNKKFSSLFLILLIVCCSFSIQSKKNLNLVFIGDSITHGSRLKDFTTQAPPVFATGYIQKKAGFGNIQFSNQGVSGYTTVDFLPATKKAWPKVIAAANNLYNDKSATLVFSIMLGTNDSAISGPNGAPVSAQNYRANLKTIADSLFNRYPDCKIIVNHPIWYSPNTNNRSVYLQEGLTRLQSYFDEIDALVKEYKTLHPKQLFLGDTKAFRYFKKRYQTDLGSEQGGHGTFYLHPNEKGAVALGNYWGKAIAKVLK